One genomic segment of Oncorhynchus nerka isolate Pitt River linkage group LG16, Oner_Uvic_2.0, whole genome shotgun sequence includes these proteins:
- the LOC115143901 gene encoding male-specific lethal 1-like 1 isoform X2: MTMRSTLFANAGFKLDTERIDFDKSQVGNANVVNSITIKRETCDFVIDVHDVHGDIHNTGGENLSKTKIIDQKYIIRAPVVAAQNKAGGALVQGDNWESTGVPSSSVRQMGGEGIPMKGKHFLSDGMDNKELVSNNNSKDADSTRGVSPGGVVNTASIEFSTEGKWRNIRKTPANPHTQATCLRQILLLQLDLIEQQQQQLQSKDKEIDELKADKETLLARIERMERRLQLTRKDPRDKRLFQPLEPWTPDKEDLWDLEVCDSPQTPTPRTIPFSRGGKGLKRKFCFLDSKIQKSRGGKGSKFTSPKSECGAGSPYQRELRSKETPEKMGFGRSPVERDTLYPSKEDPERTDQMEELPFMSTTEMYLCRWHQPPPSPQREPSPSPKKEEVVAIPSWKENSMEPLDEEAASDIPEMLDDSVFLKRHAKLELDEKRRKRWDIQRIREQRMFQRLQQRMNKKKGIQESEPEVSSFYPDTEDVESIIITPFLPVVAFGRPLPKLTQQWYHGAGGGAGRVSQKDLSSK; the protein is encoded by the exons ATGACTATGAGATCCACTTTGTTTGCTAATGCAGGATTTAAGCTGGACACTGAGAGAATTGACTTTGACAAATCACAAGTTGGAAATGCAAATGTTGTGAACTCCATAACAATCAAGAGAGAAACCTGTGACTTTGTCATAGATGTCCATGACGTACACGGGGACATCCACAACACTGGAGGGGAGAACCTCAGCAAAACTAAGATCATAGACCAGAAATACATAATTCGGGCCCCAGTGGTTGCTGCACAAAATAAAGCAGGAGGGGCACTAGTTCAAGGTGACAATTGGGAAAGCACAGGGGTGCCGTCATCCTCTGTCAGACAAATGGGGGGTGAGGGAATCCCAATGAAAGGTAAACACTTTCTGAGTGATGGTATGGATAATAAAGAGTTGGTTTCAAACAATAACTCCAAGGATGCTGATAGCACCAGAGGGGTCTCCCCTGGAGGAGTTGTCAACACTGCATCCATTGAGTTCAGCACAGAGGGCAAGTGGAGGAACATCAGAAAAACCCCTGCTAACCCCCACACACAGGCCACCTGCCTCCGGCAGATTCTCCTCCTTCAGCTGGACTTGAttgaacaacagcaacaacagctgcAGTCCAAGGACAAGGAGATAGATGAGCTGAAAGCAGACAAGGAGACG TTGCTGGCGCGTATTGAGCGCATGGAGCGTCGCTTGCAGCTGACGAGGAAGGACCCACGTGATAAGCGCCTATTTCAGCCACTAGAGCCCTGGACCCCAGATAAAGAGGACCTGTGGGATCTAGAAGTGTGTGACAGCCCACAGACTCCCACCCCCAGGACAATCCCCTTCAGTCGAGGCGGCAAAGGCCTCAAGAG GAAATTTTGCTTCCTGGACTCAAAAATCCAGAAGTCACGAGGAGGGAAAGGCTCTAAGTTCACCTCCCCTAAGTCAGAGTGTGGAGCTGGCTCACCATATCAGAGGGAGCTGCGCAGTAAAGAGACCCCAGAGAAGATGGGGTTTGGTCGGTCACCGGTGGAGAGGGATACTCTGTACCCGAGCAAAGAGGACCCGGAGCGCACCGATCAGATGGAGGAGCTCCCTTTCATGTCTACTACTGAGATGTACCTGTGTCGCTGGCATCAGCCGCCCCCCTCCCCCCAACGTGAGCCATCCCCATCCCCGAAGAAAGAGGAGGTTGTAGCCA TTCCATCCTGGAAGGAAAACAGTATGGAGCCCTTGGATGAGGAGGCTGCCAGTGACATcccagag ATGTTGGACGACAGTGTCTTTTTGAAGCGCCATGCAAAGCTGGAGTTGGATGAGAAGAGAAGAAAAAG ATGGGACATTCAGCGTATCCGTGAGCAGCGCATGTTTCAGCGCCTCCAGCAGCGCATGAACAAGAAGAAGGGGATCCAGGAGAGTGAGCCAGAGGTCTCCTCATTTTACCCGGACACTGAGGATG TCGAGTCCATAATCATCACCCCTTTCCTGCCTGTGGTGGCCTTTGGCCGGCCATTGCCGAAGCTTACTCAACA ATGGTACCATGGTGCAGGTGGCGGGGCAGGGCGAGTTTCACAGAAAGACCTTTCATCAAAAT GA
- the LOC115143901 gene encoding male-specific lethal 1-like 1 isoform X1, translating into MTMRSTLFANAGFKLDTERIDFDKSQVGNANVVNSITIKRETCDFVIDVHDVHGDIHNTGGENLSKTKIIDQKYIIRAPVVAAQNKAGGALVQGDNWESTGVPSSSVRQMGGEGIPMKGKHFLSDGMDNKELVSNNNSKDADSTRGVSPGGVVNTASIEFSTEGKWRNIRKTPANPHTQATCLRQILLLQLDLIEQQQQQLQSKDKEIDELKADKETLLARIERMERRLQLTRKDPRDKRLFQPLEPWTPDKEDLWDLEVCDSPQTPTPRTIPFSRGGKGLKRKFCFLDSKIQKSRGGKGSKFTSPKSECGAGSPYQRELRSKETPEKMGFGRSPVERDTLYPSKEDPERTDQMEELPFMSTTEMYLCRWHQPPPSPQREPSPSPKKEEVVAIPSWKENSMEPLDEEAASDIPEMLDDSVFLKRHAKLELDEKRRKRWDIQRIREQRMFQRLQQRMNKKKGIQESEPEVSSFYPDTEDVESIIITPFLPVVAFGRPLPKLTQQNFDLPWQRSRCRIEVPKKHTPHRTCRK; encoded by the exons ATGACTATGAGATCCACTTTGTTTGCTAATGCAGGATTTAAGCTGGACACTGAGAGAATTGACTTTGACAAATCACAAGTTGGAAATGCAAATGTTGTGAACTCCATAACAATCAAGAGAGAAACCTGTGACTTTGTCATAGATGTCCATGACGTACACGGGGACATCCACAACACTGGAGGGGAGAACCTCAGCAAAACTAAGATCATAGACCAGAAATACATAATTCGGGCCCCAGTGGTTGCTGCACAAAATAAAGCAGGAGGGGCACTAGTTCAAGGTGACAATTGGGAAAGCACAGGGGTGCCGTCATCCTCTGTCAGACAAATGGGGGGTGAGGGAATCCCAATGAAAGGTAAACACTTTCTGAGTGATGGTATGGATAATAAAGAGTTGGTTTCAAACAATAACTCCAAGGATGCTGATAGCACCAGAGGGGTCTCCCCTGGAGGAGTTGTCAACACTGCATCCATTGAGTTCAGCACAGAGGGCAAGTGGAGGAACATCAGAAAAACCCCTGCTAACCCCCACACACAGGCCACCTGCCTCCGGCAGATTCTCCTCCTTCAGCTGGACTTGAttgaacaacagcaacaacagctgcAGTCCAAGGACAAGGAGATAGATGAGCTGAAAGCAGACAAGGAGACG TTGCTGGCGCGTATTGAGCGCATGGAGCGTCGCTTGCAGCTGACGAGGAAGGACCCACGTGATAAGCGCCTATTTCAGCCACTAGAGCCCTGGACCCCAGATAAAGAGGACCTGTGGGATCTAGAAGTGTGTGACAGCCCACAGACTCCCACCCCCAGGACAATCCCCTTCAGTCGAGGCGGCAAAGGCCTCAAGAG GAAATTTTGCTTCCTGGACTCAAAAATCCAGAAGTCACGAGGAGGGAAAGGCTCTAAGTTCACCTCCCCTAAGTCAGAGTGTGGAGCTGGCTCACCATATCAGAGGGAGCTGCGCAGTAAAGAGACCCCAGAGAAGATGGGGTTTGGTCGGTCACCGGTGGAGAGGGATACTCTGTACCCGAGCAAAGAGGACCCGGAGCGCACCGATCAGATGGAGGAGCTCCCTTTCATGTCTACTACTGAGATGTACCTGTGTCGCTGGCATCAGCCGCCCCCCTCCCCCCAACGTGAGCCATCCCCATCCCCGAAGAAAGAGGAGGTTGTAGCCA TTCCATCCTGGAAGGAAAACAGTATGGAGCCCTTGGATGAGGAGGCTGCCAGTGACATcccagag ATGTTGGACGACAGTGTCTTTTTGAAGCGCCATGCAAAGCTGGAGTTGGATGAGAAGAGAAGAAAAAG ATGGGACATTCAGCGTATCCGTGAGCAGCGCATGTTTCAGCGCCTCCAGCAGCGCATGAACAAGAAGAAGGGGATCCAGGAGAGTGAGCCAGAGGTCTCCTCATTTTACCCGGACACTGAGGATG TCGAGTCCATAATCATCACCCCTTTCCTGCCTGTGGTGGCCTTTGGCCGGCCATTGCCGAAGCTTACTCAACA GAACTTTGACCTGCCTTGGCAGCGAAGCCGCTGCCGCATCGAGGTGCCCAAAAAACACACGCCACATCGTACCTGTCGGAAGTGA